A single uncultured Acetobacterium sp. DNA region contains:
- a CDS encoding helix-turn-helix transcriptional regulator, giving the protein MDEVFSERDKMSQEIGNALKEIIKEKKITNFQLAKEVGVDRTTFQHFLSGKRKMSLEDLQRIMEALNLTKDKKKQFYSLYENEYDDREVLKNTQDIFSLYEEISNQTLFENKWVESEEYLIKNELTSDKTRIIKGQVKIEGIIRSCFLEEMGRSADAHVIMSINFKHYFLYELIMRIASGQNKCGKIQNIIPLVNKKKLGNNLDILKTVLLLKGFDNIEYEPYYFYSGTKIYDDISIIVPNYFITSKQLITIDRDFESAIIYEDPEILDYYRKKSQSILNKCACFVEKEQLNMTEMPKTSFEKIKDNKSVKYISVDQLESHFNMEICVKEKKALTLVSTGVDIKTKSSEVFVLRDGLLNEYKNLCIRYLINEEKIEFILIDENKQTIKNLIVKEIGIVIIFKEFFNYLANSVHVYSSEEIKNVLRNISGVPVS; this is encoded by the coding sequence ATGGATGAAGTATTTTCGGAAAGGGACAAAATGAGTCAGGAAATCGGTAATGCGTTAAAGGAAATCATTAAAGAAAAAAAAATTACGAATTTTCAACTTGCAAAAGAGGTAGGTGTTGATCGTACAACCTTTCAGCATTTTTTGTCCGGCAAACGAAAAATGAGTTTAGAAGACTTGCAAAGAATAATGGAAGCACTCAATCTCACTAAGGATAAAAAGAAACAATTTTATTCTTTGTATGAGAATGAATATGACGACCGGGAAGTTTTAAAAAATACTCAGGATATATTTTCTTTATATGAAGAGATCAGTAATCAGACTCTTTTTGAAAACAAGTGGGTTGAATCAGAGGAATATTTGATAAAAAATGAATTAACTTCGGATAAAACTCGAATCATTAAAGGGCAGGTAAAGATCGAGGGAATTATTCGAAGCTGTTTTCTGGAAGAGATGGGACGTAGTGCAGATGCCCATGTGATTATGTCGATTAATTTTAAACATTATTTCTTATATGAATTGATCATGCGTATTGCTAGTGGACAAAATAAATGTGGAAAAATTCAGAATATTATTCCATTGGTAAACAAAAAAAAACTGGGAAATAATCTGGATATCCTTAAAACAGTTCTACTTTTAAAGGGATTCGATAATATTGAATATGAACCTTACTATTTTTATTCTGGAACAAAAATATATGATGATATCAGCATCATTGTTCCTAATTATTTTATTACATCAAAACAATTAATTACCATTGACCGAGATTTTGAAAGCGCTATCATTTATGAAGATCCCGAAATACTCGACTACTATCGAAAAAAATCTCAATCAATCTTGAACAAATGTGCTTGTTTTGTAGAAAAAGAACAATTGAATATGACGGAGATGCCAAAGACTTCTTTCGAAAAAATCAAAGATAATAAGTCGGTAAAATATATATCAGTTGATCAATTAGAAAGTCACTTCAATATGGAGATTTGTGTTAAAGAGAAGAAAGCATTGACCCTAGTTTCAACTGGAGTTGATATCAAAACAAAGAGCTCCGAAGTTTTTGTTCTCAGGGATGGCTTATTAAATGAATACAAGAATTTGTGCATCCGATATCTGATTAACGAAGAAAAAATTGAATTTATACTTATCGATGAAAATAAACAGACAATCAAGAACTTGATTGTCAAAGAAATTGGAATTGTTATTATTTTCAAGGAATTTTTTAATTACCTGGCTAATAGTGTTCATGTGTACTCATCGGAAGAAATAAAAAACGTATTACGAAACATCAGCGGCGTTCCGGTTAGTTAA
- a CDS encoding diguanylate cyclase yields MKRHEDVINIDTINEDNRKRLSEQSFEEGVLALSEKLELANSLLTTILETTHEFMVFGLDKEYRYLSFNNRHKAMAKDQWGVDIAIGTRILDIIDSRDERENLKAFFDRVLSGEQFSSIEEYEGTNGTTVIGKNHWAPIKNSNNDIIGMVCFIQDVSENKDFLKEMLEEKNSQDKSMESMSFYDQLTGVYNRKFYDKELKRLDDILYYPLSIILVSINGIEKVNNQYGQTVGDILIRKAVQVLNHGCRGDDVVARYDGNEFVILMPRTDGAKVERALERIKKSMDEVKVKSVKVSVSFGFSTKYEETEKTEDVLKMAKRHLERQIKLNYI; encoded by the coding sequence GTGAAAAGGCATGAGGATGTTATAAATATTGATACTATAAATGAAGACAATCGAAAAAGACTCAGTGAACAGTCTTTTGAAGAGGGCGTGCTGGCTTTATCTGAAAAGCTGGAATTGGCGAACAGTCTGTTAACGACAATTCTTGAAACTACCCATGAATTTATGGTATTTGGTCTAGATAAAGAATACCGTTACCTGAGCTTTAATAATCGGCATAAAGCGATGGCAAAAGATCAATGGGGAGTGGATATCGCCATTGGAACAAGAATCCTGGATATCATCGATAGTAGAGACGAACGTGAAAATTTAAAAGCTTTTTTTGATCGTGTCTTATCTGGGGAACAATTTTCATCAATTGAAGAGTATGAAGGCACAAACGGAACCACGGTTATCGGAAAAAATCATTGGGCACCCATTAAAAATAGCAATAATGATATTATCGGAATGGTTTGTTTTATCCAGGACGTTTCAGAAAACAAAGATTTTCTGAAAGAAATGCTTGAAGAAAAAAATTCCCAAGATAAAAGCATGGAATCAATGTCTTTTTATGACCAATTAACTGGGGTCTATAACCGGAAATTTTATGATAAGGAACTAAAGCGATTGGATGATATTCTCTATTATCCGTTGTCGATCATTTTAGTAAGCATAAATGGTATCGAGAAAGTCAACAACCAATACGGTCAAACAGTTGGTGATATATTAATTAGAAAAGCTGTTCAAGTACTTAATCATGGATGCAGAGGCGATGATGTTGTTGCACGCTATGATGGCAATGAATTTGTTATTCTTATGCCAAGAACAGATGGTGCCAAAGTTGAGCGGGCTTTGGAACGAATCAAAAAGAGTATGGATGAAGTAAAAGTTAAATCTGTCAAAGTATCTGTCTCTTTCGGTTTTTCAACCAAGTATGAAGAAACAGAGAAAACAGAGGACGTTTTGAAAATGGCGAAAAGACATTTGGAGCGGCAAATTAAATTAAATTACATTTAA